CTCCCTGCGGCGCTTCGTGCGTGTGACCAACGTGCCGTCGAGCCTCAGCGAGTGGGACCTCCGCTGGCTCTTCCGGCGGTTCGGGCCGCTGCGGGAGTGCGTCATCTCGAGGAAAGGGCCTGAGGGCGGCGCGGGCTTTGGCTTCGTCACGTTCGAGCGCCGTGGGGACGCGGAGGAGGCTGTCGACGGGCTCAACGGCCATCGCGTCGGCGACCGTAGGCTGCGAGTCGACTGGGCGTACCCTCGTGCGTCAAACAAATAAACCCTGCAATTCCATGACCACCTCAATTTAGCTAGGCCTTAGTCGTCAAGGATGAAACTTCACCTGTCGATGGACAGTTTTATCAAGCAATGATAAGTCATGCAGAGGCAGCATCAACACTAGATCGAGTACTCAACCAACAATATTGTTGCCCCGATCAGTCGTGCCTTATCAGCACCAGCGATATAGAGGTGTTGCAATGGGCATATGAAGAGCCACCGTAGCTGGTCTTCTCTCCTTTTCGGGTGTTTTGTTTCCTCTTTGTAAAGTTGCTTTAGCTTGCTTCATTCGTTCTTGTTTGCTTAATCTTGTAAATACTTTGCTCCTTCTACTATGCCTTGTCATCAAATGCAATCCAAATGAGCTCAGGTGCCATGGACATtttgggctatacaaaaacaCGGTGTCCTACCGGTGGGCGCAAGGCCGCCACACATAAAAATTGCGT
This portion of the Panicum virgatum strain AP13 chromosome 2N, P.virgatum_v5, whole genome shotgun sequence genome encodes:
- the LOC120662765 gene encoding eukaryotic translation initiation factor 3 subunit G-B-like; translated protein: MAVHQQAPARTKEPSCCSICGARSHTDYFCGYNYMDGGFSTRACREQCSPGRHAAPETESSLRRFVRVTNVPSSLSEWDLRWLFRRFGPLRECVISRKGPEGGAGFGFVTFERRGDAEEAVDGLNGHRVGDRRLRVDWAYPRASNK